A genomic window from Nomascus leucogenys isolate Asia chromosome 10, Asia_NLE_v1, whole genome shotgun sequence includes:
- the RAP1B gene encoding ras-related protein Rap-1b, which produces MREYKLVVLGSGGVGKSALTVQFVQGIFVEKYDPTIEDSYRKQVEVDAQQCMLEILDTAGTEQFTAMRDLYMKNGQGFALVYSITAQSTFNDLQDLREQILRVKDTDDVPMILVGNKCDLEDERVVGKEQGQNLARQWNNCAFLESSAKSKINVNEIFYDLVRQINRKTPVPGKARKKSSCQLL; this is translated from the exons ATGCGTGAGTATAAGCTAGTCGTTCTTGGCTCAGGAGGCGTTGGAAAGTCTGCTTTG actgtaCAATTTGTTCAAGGaatttttgtagaaaaatatgATCCTACGATAGAAGATTCTTATAGAAAG CAAGTTGAAGTAGATGCACAACAGTGTATGCTTGAAATCTTGGATACTGCAGGAACG GAACAATTTACAGCAATGAGGGATTTGTACATGAAAAATGGACAAGGATTTGCATTAGTTTATTCCATCACAGCACAGTCCACATTTAACGATTTACAAGACCTGAGAGAACAGATTCTTCGAGTTAAAGACACTGATGAT GTTCCAATGATTCTTGTTGGTAATAAGTGTGACTTGGAAGATGAAAGAGTTGTAGGGAAGGAACAAGGTCAAAATCTAGCAAGACAATGGAACAACTGTGCATTCTTAGAATCTTCtgcaaaatcaaaaataaatgttaatgag ATCTTTTATGACCTAGTGCGGCAAATTAACAGAAAAACTCCAGTGCCTGGGAAGGCTCGCAAAAAGTCATCATGTCAGTTGCTTTAA